GTGCTCGTCACCTGCGCTGGCGTGCTGCAGAAAACCCTGCCGCCGGACGAACTGAGCTGGAAGGAGTGGGATCTCGTCCAGCGCGTCCATGTGCGCGGCACCTACGCCTGCGCGCGCGAGGCGGGCACCGCCATGGCCCGGCGCGGACGCGGCGCCATCGTCACCATCTCTTCGGTCGCGGGTCTCGTGTCCGGGCCGCTTCATTCCTACGCGCCGGCCAAGGCCGCCATCGCCGAACTCACGCGCACGCTTGCCGGCGAATGGGGACCGCGCGGTGTGCGCGTGAACGCAGTCGCACCCGGCTTCACCGAGACGCCGGCGCTTGCGCGCGGCTTCGCCACTGGCACGCTGGACGAGGACGCGCTTGCCGCCTCCGCGGCGCTCGGCCGGCTCGTCGCTGCGCGGGAGATCGCGGACGCCATCGTCTTTCTCGCCTCCGACCGCGCATCCGCCATCACGGGAGCGGTCTTGCCAGTCGACGCGGGCTATCTTACGGCCGTGCCCTGGTCCGCCTATGGCGGGCTGCGGCGGGGCTCCGGCAACGGGTCCGAGGGATAAGCCCGGCCCACCAGCTTCCAGTACGATCCAGACCAAGCAGGAGTGTCATGACCTACGAAACCAGCGCGCCCGCCAGCCCCGTCTTCGGCACCGGATCGCCGACCGGGCGGCGGCTGTTCCGGCCCATCTCCTTCCGCTCCGTGACCGCACGCAACCGCGTGATGATGAGCCCGATGTGCCAATATTCCGCGACCGACGGCATGCCGAACGACTGGCATTACGTCCATCTCGGCGCGCGCGCGACGGGCGGCTGCGGCATCGTTTGCGTCGAGGCGACCCATGTCGAGGCGCGCGGGCGCATCACGCCGGGATGTCTCGGCCTCTGGAACGACCCGCAGCGCGACGAGCTGGGCCGCATCGTCGCCTTCCTGAAGTCGCAGGGCGCAACCCCCGCGATCCAGCTCGCGCACGCGGGGCGAAAGGCCTCCTGCCACGTGCCGTGGGACGGCGGGCT
This is a stretch of genomic DNA from Futiania mangrovi. It encodes these proteins:
- a CDS encoding SDR family NAD(P)-dependent oxidoreductase, whose product is METGLAGRLVLITGGASGIGRATAEAFAAEGARVAIADRDGAAAESAASALGGVSLAFDVGDETAVADAVARIEAGEGPIDVLVTCAGVLQKTLPPDELSWKEWDLVQRVHVRGTYACAREAGTAMARRGRGAIVTISSVAGLVSGPLHSYAPAKAAIAELTRTLAGEWGPRGVRVNAVAPGFTETPALARGFATGTLDEDALAASAALGRLVAAREIADAIVFLASDRASAITGAVLPVDAGYLTAVPWSAYGGLRRGSGNGSEG